In one Inquilinus sp. Marseille-Q2685 genomic region, the following are encoded:
- a CDS encoding ABC transporter permease, whose amino-acid sequence MWRRLKALVVKELLAVLRDPRGRMILIVPPILQLFVFAYAATMEVKNVDLALLDRDRGAWSQELVRRVEGSPYFRGILAVETPEALREAIDRQQVLAAVQVGPGFSRDVAAGRPADLQVILDGRRSNASQLAGNYLSQIVAGMAADAASPSGVADQPDAAVPRFWFNPALDTQWFMVPNLIAVIAVLIGLIVTGLTIARERELGTFDQLLVSPLRVHEILLGKTIPSLLIGFTHCSFYLLAALVWFGLPLRGSLGMFYAGVFFYLLALIGIGLFISALSATQQQAILGSFLFMIPATLMSGFATPIDNMPEWLQPATFVNPLRYFIVIVRGVFLKGLPAEEMLHNTVPLALIALVTLSAAAWMFRRRME is encoded by the coding sequence ATGTGGCGCCGCCTGAAGGCCCTGGTGGTCAAGGAGCTGCTGGCCGTGCTGCGCGACCCGCGCGGCCGGATGATCCTGATCGTGCCGCCGATCCTGCAGCTCTTCGTCTTCGCTTATGCCGCGACGATGGAGGTGAAGAATGTCGACCTCGCCCTCCTGGACCGCGACCGCGGCGCCTGGAGCCAGGAGCTGGTGCGGCGGGTCGAGGGCTCGCCGTACTTCCGCGGCATCCTCGCGGTCGAGACGCCGGAGGCGCTGCGGGAAGCGATCGACCGGCAGCAGGTGCTGGCGGCGGTGCAGGTCGGCCCCGGCTTCTCGCGCGACGTCGCCGCCGGGCGGCCGGCGGACCTGCAGGTCATCCTCGACGGCCGCCGCTCCAACGCCTCGCAGCTCGCCGGCAACTACCTGTCGCAGATCGTCGCCGGCATGGCGGCCGACGCGGCCAGCCCCAGCGGCGTGGCGGACCAGCCGGACGCCGCGGTGCCGCGCTTCTGGTTCAACCCGGCGCTGGACACGCAATGGTTCATGGTGCCGAACCTGATCGCCGTGATCGCGGTGCTGATTGGACTCATCGTCACCGGCCTGACCATCGCGCGGGAGCGGGAGCTGGGCACCTTCGACCAGCTGCTGGTCTCGCCGCTGCGGGTGCACGAGATCCTGCTGGGCAAGACCATCCCGTCGCTGCTGATCGGCTTCACCCATTGCAGCTTCTACCTGCTGGCGGCGCTGGTCTGGTTCGGCCTGCCGCTGCGCGGGTCGCTCGGGATGTTCTACGCGGGCGTGTTCTTCTACCTCTTGGCCCTCATCGGGATCGGGCTGTTCATCTCCGCCCTGTCGGCGACGCAGCAGCAGGCGATCCTCGGGTCGTTCCTATTCATGATCCCGGCGACGCTGATGTCCGGCTTCGCCACGCCGATCGACAACATGCCGGAATGGCTGCAGCCGGCGACCTTCGTCAACCCGCTGCGCTACTTCATCGTCATCGTCCGCGGCGTGTTCCTGAAGGGGCTGCCGGCCGAGGAGATGCTGCACAACACCGTGCCGCTGGCGCTGATCGCCCTGGTGACGCTCAGCGCCGCGGCGTGGATGTTCCGCCGCAGAATGGAGTGA
- a CDS encoding GNAT family N-acetyltransferase, with protein MILATPRLRLRPWREDDRDAFAALTADPEVMRDLGGPLDRAGSDAKLDRYRAAFDRHGVCRWAVETLREEVLGYAGIMPLGPGHPLGAGVEIGWRLARRAWGHGYATEAARAALQDGFGRLGFPEILAFTAPDNQRSQAVMARLGLHRDPARDFTATYDGAVWQGLVWVARPSTGR; from the coding sequence ATGATCCTGGCCACGCCGCGGCTCCGGCTCCGGCCCTGGCGCGAGGATGACCGCGACGCCTTCGCCGCCCTGACCGCCGACCCGGAGGTGATGCGCGACCTCGGCGGGCCGCTGGACCGGGCGGGCAGCGACGCCAAGCTCGACCGCTATCGCGCCGCCTTCGATCGGCACGGCGTCTGCCGCTGGGCGGTCGAGACCTTGAGGGAAGAGGTCCTCGGCTATGCTGGGATCATGCCGCTGGGGCCGGGCCATCCGCTCGGCGCCGGCGTCGAGATCGGCTGGCGGCTGGCGCGGCGGGCCTGGGGGCACGGCTATGCGACCGAGGCCGCGAGGGCGGCGCTGCAGGACGGGTTCGGCCGGCTCGGTTTCCCGGAGATCCTGGCCTTCACCGCGCCCGACAACCAGCGGTCGCAAGCGGTGATGGCGCGGCTGGGCCTGCACAGGGATCCGGCGCGCGACTTCACCGCAACCTATGACGGCGCCGTTTGGCAGGGGCTGGTCTGGGTAGCCCGGCCGTCGACGGGGCGCTGA
- a CDS encoding GGDEF domain-containing protein: MDSVLETLVQMFDGTPVLVAAYDEFDRLRYANRAFRAAFFIDEAETPLWSEIMRRNHAAGRGTVLRTEDLEAWLTSTQSRRGKSGFRAYETDLVDGRWLWMTESVRADGWMLCIASNITGTRVEGRAVRQDRDFAVKASYTDELTGIANRRFVTERIEEMLHRPSSGAGGPGCVALLDIDHFKPVNDRHGHQIGDLILRDFARRIGGMVRRSDCFGRMGGDEFLLVLPRTSIGQAVLLVERMLAAVRTARPVPDRGDLAYTFSAGLAEGHPGDTVAGLYARADKALYSAKTSGRNRICREGPEPDRPAVAR; this comes from the coding sequence ATGGACAGCGTTCTCGAAACCCTCGTTCAGATGTTCGATGGAACGCCGGTTCTGGTTGCCGCCTACGACGAGTTCGACCGGCTGCGCTACGCCAACCGGGCCTTCCGGGCCGCCTTCTTCATCGACGAGGCCGAGACCCCGCTCTGGTCCGAGATCATGCGCCGGAACCATGCCGCCGGCCGGGGCACGGTCCTCCGGACGGAGGATCTCGAGGCGTGGCTGACATCGACGCAGTCCCGCCGCGGGAAGAGCGGCTTCCGGGCCTATGAAACCGATCTAGTCGACGGCCGCTGGCTGTGGATGACGGAAAGCGTCCGGGCCGATGGCTGGATGCTGTGCATCGCCAGCAACATCACCGGCACGCGGGTCGAGGGCCGGGCGGTGCGCCAGGACCGGGACTTCGCCGTCAAGGCGTCCTACACCGACGAGCTGACCGGCATCGCCAACCGCCGCTTCGTCACCGAGCGGATCGAGGAGATGCTGCACCGGCCGTCGTCCGGGGCCGGCGGGCCCGGCTGCGTCGCGCTGCTGGACATCGACCATTTCAAGCCCGTCAACGACCGGCACGGCCACCAGATCGGCGACCTGATCCTGCGCGACTTCGCGCGGCGCATCGGCGGCATGGTCCGCCGGTCCGACTGCTTCGGCCGGATGGGCGGGGACGAGTTCCTGCTGGTGCTGCCCCGCACCTCGATCGGGCAGGCGGTCCTGCTGGTCGAGAGGATGCTGGCCGCGGTGCGCACGGCCCGGCCGGTGCCGGACCGCGGGGACCTCGCCTACACCTTCTCCGCCGGGCTGGCGGAGGGCCACCCAGGGGACACGGTCGCCGGCCTCTATGCCCGGGCGGACAAGGCGCTCTACTCCGCCAAGACGAGCGGCCGCAACCGGATCTGTCGCGAGGGGCCGGAGCCCGACCGACCGGCCGTCGCGCGGTAG
- a CDS encoding ATP-binding cassette domain-containing protein produces the protein MNKPDPAPVPPDLVRIDGVTKRFGPGRPALDAITAAIGGGRITGLVGPDGAGKTTLIRLMTALMWPEEGALTVLGHDSRAEPAPIQAAIGYMPQRFGLYEDLTVQENLDLYADLRALPQAERPAVFDEILTFTDLKRFTGRLAGKLSGGMKQKLGLGCALLRKPRLLLLDEPGVGVDPISRRELWGMVQDLTREGIGVVWSTAYLDEAEKCDRVLLLNEGKLLYEGEPGGLTGRVEGRVFRLTGIEGRRRQVLAAVLARPGVIDGVIQGTAIRLVTKDAAQPSPPDEAGPAAAIGPAAPRFEDAFIDILGGGPGGRSKLAEARETLPPREGPVIEAHGLTKRFGDFTAAADISFDIPRGEIFGLLGPNGAGKSTTFKMLCGLLKPTAGEGRVAGFDLRRDSAEARNRLGYMAQKFSLYGDLSVAQNLDFFAGVYGLDRRRARRQIGLMTEIFALGEVQSRSAGTLPLGFKQRLALACAVMHEPEVLFLDEPTSGVDPISRREFWTHINGLVERGVTVLVTTHFMEEAEYCDRISLIYRGRSIALGSPDELKAKVAGRDRPDPTMEDAFIALVEASDAQRKAA, from the coding sequence ATGAACAAGCCTGATCCCGCTCCGGTCCCCCCGGACCTGGTCCGGATCGACGGGGTGACCAAGCGCTTCGGGCCCGGCAGGCCGGCGCTCGACGCCATCACCGCGGCGATCGGCGGCGGCCGGATCACCGGGCTGGTCGGGCCGGACGGGGCGGGCAAGACCACGCTGATCCGGCTGATGACCGCCCTGATGTGGCCGGAGGAGGGGGCGCTGACCGTGCTCGGCCACGACAGCCGGGCCGAGCCGGCGCCGATCCAGGCCGCGATCGGCTACATGCCGCAGCGCTTCGGCCTGTACGAGGACCTGACGGTGCAGGAGAACCTCGACCTCTACGCCGATCTCCGCGCCCTGCCGCAGGCGGAGCGACCGGCGGTGTTCGACGAGATCCTGACCTTCACCGATCTGAAGCGCTTCACCGGCCGCCTCGCCGGCAAGCTGTCCGGCGGCATGAAGCAGAAGCTCGGCCTCGGCTGCGCCCTGCTGCGCAAGCCGCGCCTGCTGCTGCTGGACGAGCCCGGCGTCGGCGTCGACCCGATCTCGCGGCGCGAGCTGTGGGGCATGGTGCAGGACCTGACGCGCGAGGGCATCGGCGTGGTCTGGTCGACCGCCTATCTCGACGAGGCCGAGAAATGCGACCGGGTGCTGCTGCTGAACGAGGGCAAGCTGCTCTACGAGGGCGAGCCGGGCGGGCTGACCGGGCGGGTCGAAGGACGGGTGTTCCGGCTGACCGGGATCGAGGGCCGGCGCCGCCAGGTGCTGGCGGCCGTGCTGGCCCGGCCCGGCGTGATCGACGGCGTGATCCAGGGCACGGCGATCCGGCTGGTGACCAAGGACGCCGCGCAGCCGTCCCCGCCGGACGAGGCCGGCCCGGCCGCGGCGATCGGCCCGGCGGCGCCGCGCTTCGAGGACGCCTTCATCGACATCCTCGGCGGCGGCCCCGGCGGCCGGTCGAAGCTGGCCGAGGCGCGCGAGACGTTGCCGCCGCGCGAAGGCCCGGTGATCGAGGCGCACGGCCTGACCAAGCGCTTCGGCGACTTCACCGCCGCCGCCGATATCAGCTTCGACATCCCGCGCGGCGAGATCTTCGGCCTGCTCGGCCCCAACGGCGCCGGCAAGTCGACCACCTTCAAGATGCTGTGCGGCCTGCTGAAGCCGACGGCGGGGGAGGGGCGGGTGGCCGGCTTCGACCTGCGCCGCGACAGCGCCGAGGCGCGCAACCGGCTGGGCTACATGGCCCAGAAGTTCTCGCTCTACGGCGATCTCAGCGTCGCCCAGAACCTCGACTTCTTCGCCGGGGTCTACGGCCTGGACCGGCGCCGGGCGCGGCGGCAGATCGGGCTGATGACCGAGATCTTCGCGCTCGGCGAGGTGCAGTCGCGCTCGGCCGGCACCCTGCCGCTCGGCTTCAAGCAGCGCCTGGCGCTGGCCTGCGCCGTGATGCACGAGCCCGAGGTGCTGTTCCTGGACGAGCCGACCTCCGGCGTCGACCCGATCAGCCGGCGCGAGTTCTGGACCCATATCAACGGCCTGGTCGAGCGCGGCGTGACCGTGCTGGTGACCACCCATTTCATGGAGGAGGCCGAGTACTGCGACCGGATCTCGCTGATCTATCGCGGCCGCTCGATCGCGCTGGGATCGCCGGACGAGCTGAAGGCCAAGGTGGCGGGCAGGGACCGCCCCGACCCGACCATGGAGGACGCCTTCATCGCCCTGGTCGAGGCTTCGGATGCGCAGAGGAAGGCGGCGTGA
- a CDS encoding BrnT family toxin, with the protein MDIDFDPVKNAANIARRGLDFADAALMWREGPVVEIEDDRSDYGELRMIAVGRVRGRVCVAVYTDRGPVRRIISFRKANRREINAYQAWAAQQE; encoded by the coding sequence GTGGATATCGACTTCGATCCCGTTAAGAACGCGGCCAACATCGCCCGGCGCGGCCTCGACTTCGCGGACGCAGCCCTGATGTGGCGAGAGGGACCGGTAGTCGAGATCGAAGACGACCGGAGCGACTACGGCGAACTTCGGATGATTGCTGTTGGAAGGGTGCGGGGCCGGGTCTGTGTCGCGGTCTACACCGATCGCGGTCCGGTCCGCCGGATCATCAGCTTCCGCAAGGCTAACAGGAGAGAGATCAATGCCTACCAAGCGTGGGCGGCCCAGCAGGAGTGA
- a CDS encoding DNA-binding transcriptional regulator, producing MPTKRGRPSRSDWARVDATSDDEIAAQIVEDPDTAPDMADAIAARTGRAEPPEIDVAATRRRLGLTQQAFADRIGVGKQLVADWEQHRKRPSGPARSLLVIVDRLGWEALNAIR from the coding sequence ATGCCTACCAAGCGTGGGCGGCCCAGCAGGAGTGACTGGGCCCGTGTCGACGCGACCTCGGACGACGAAATCGCAGCCCAGATCGTCGAGGACCCCGACACCGCACCCGACATGGCCGACGCCATCGCTGCCCGGACAGGGCGGGCGGAGCCGCCGGAGATCGACGTTGCCGCGACACGCCGGCGCCTCGGCCTGACCCAGCAGGCCTTCGCCGACCGCATCGGCGTCGGCAAGCAACTGGTCGCGGATTGGGAGCAGCACCGCAAGCGCCCGAGCGGCCCGGCACGGTCGCTGCTAGTGATCGTCGACCGGCTCGGCTGGGAGGCCTTGAACGCGATCCGGTGA
- a CDS encoding benzoate/H(+) symporter BenE family transporter: MRTDTTSTFDGAPGDETMAPRGGSALQPVAAGLLAAIVGFASAFTVVLQGLTAAGATPVQAASGLLAVCIGQGLLAILLSWRSRLPISIAWSTPGAALLIATGVPAGGFPAAVGAFLAAAALVVAAGLWRPFGRLVTAIPTPLAGAMLAGVLLDLCLAPARAVGAMPMLALPVLLVWALAWRFARLYAVPAAVVTALALIGLTAAVPPGAFAHLWPEPVFVAPAFSTGAIIGIAVPLFIVTMASQNVPGLAVLNANGYRPPVGPLFVATGAASALTALFGGHAVNLSAITAALCASAEAHPDPARRWPAAVVAGTAYLVIGLFAGFAAAFIAASPPLLIQAVAGLALLGSLGGALSTALAREEERLPAVVTFVTTVSGLSLFGIGAAFWGLVAGGAMMALDRLRG, from the coding sequence ATGCGGACCGACACCACCTCCACCTTCGACGGCGCGCCAGGCGACGAGACGATGGCGCCGCGCGGCGGCTCGGCGCTGCAGCCGGTCGCGGCCGGCCTCCTGGCCGCCATCGTCGGCTTCGCCAGCGCCTTCACCGTGGTGCTGCAAGGGCTGACGGCGGCCGGCGCCACCCCGGTCCAGGCGGCCTCCGGGCTGCTCGCGGTCTGCATCGGCCAGGGGCTGCTGGCGATCCTCCTGTCCTGGCGCTCGCGGCTGCCGATCAGCATCGCCTGGTCAACCCCCGGCGCGGCGCTGCTGATCGCCACCGGCGTGCCGGCGGGCGGCTTCCCGGCGGCTGTCGGCGCCTTCCTGGCGGCGGCCGCCCTGGTGGTCGCCGCCGGGCTGTGGCGCCCCTTCGGCCGGCTGGTCACGGCGATCCCGACGCCGCTCGCCGGCGCCATGCTGGCCGGGGTGCTGCTCGACCTCTGCCTGGCCCCGGCCCGGGCGGTGGGCGCCATGCCGATGCTGGCCCTGCCGGTGCTGCTGGTCTGGGCCCTGGCCTGGCGCTTCGCCCGGCTCTACGCCGTGCCCGCCGCTGTCGTGACGGCGCTGGCGCTGATCGGCCTGACCGCCGCGGTGCCGCCGGGCGCTTTCGCCCATCTGTGGCCGGAGCCCGTCTTCGTCGCCCCGGCCTTCTCCACCGGCGCGATCATCGGCATCGCCGTGCCGCTGTTCATCGTCACCATGGCGTCGCAGAACGTGCCCGGCCTCGCCGTGCTGAACGCCAACGGCTACCGGCCGCCGGTCGGGCCGCTGTTCGTCGCCACCGGCGCGGCCAGCGCGCTGACGGCCTTGTTCGGCGGCCATGCGGTGAACCTGTCGGCGATCACCGCGGCGCTGTGCGCCTCGGCCGAGGCCCATCCCGACCCGGCGCGGCGCTGGCCGGCTGCGGTGGTGGCGGGGACCGCCTATCTCGTGATCGGCCTGTTCGCCGGCTTCGCCGCCGCCTTCATCGCCGCCTCGCCGCCGCTCTTGATCCAGGCGGTGGCCGGCCTCGCGCTGCTGGGCAGCCTCGGCGGCGCCCTGTCGACCGCGCTGGCGCGGGAGGAGGAGCGGCTGCCGGCCGTCGTCACCTTCGTCACCACGGTCTCCGGCCTGTCGCTGTTCGGCATCGGCGCCGCCTTCTGGGGCCTGGTGGCCGGCGGGGCGATGATGGCGCTGGACCGGCTGCGGGGCTGA
- a CDS encoding ABC transporter permease: MTAAIHEAAVPSRADRLRRFGALLRKESRQILRDPSSLLIAVVLPVLLLFLFGYALSLDADHTRVGVAVESPGPEARDLAASFQASRYFDARIGTDRRQFAEDLVTNRVKGIIVIPDRFAAEAARPGGAPQIQILVDGTDPNTANFVMAYAQGVLSSWRAMRAAGQGADGAPPIDVEQRVWFNQELVSRNMLVPGAIAIVMTMIGTLLTALVVAREWERGTMEAMMATPVTAAELLAGKVLPYFLLGLASLTLCAFVAVVLFGVPFRGSVGALYLVTAAFLCPALGLGLLISSATKNQFLASQLALVAGFLPAFLLSGFLFEIGSMPRPIQWITYILPARYYVPALQTVFLAGDIWPLYLRNMAVLLLQGAILLALAARLTRKRLA, translated from the coding sequence ATGACCGCCGCCATACACGAGGCTGCCGTCCCCTCCCGCGCCGATCGTCTCCGCCGGTTCGGGGCGCTGCTGCGGAAGGAGAGCCGGCAGATCCTGCGCGACCCGTCCAGCCTGCTGATCGCCGTGGTGCTGCCGGTGCTGCTGCTGTTCCTGTTCGGCTACGCCCTGTCGCTCGATGCCGACCACACCCGGGTCGGCGTGGCGGTGGAGAGCCCGGGGCCGGAGGCGCGCGACCTCGCCGCCAGCTTCCAGGCCTCCCGCTATTTCGACGCCCGCATCGGCACCGACCGGCGGCAGTTCGCCGAGGACCTGGTGACCAACCGGGTCAAGGGCATCATCGTCATCCCGGACCGCTTCGCCGCCGAGGCGGCGCGGCCGGGCGGCGCGCCGCAGATCCAGATCCTGGTCGACGGCACCGACCCGAACACCGCCAACTTCGTCATGGCCTACGCCCAGGGCGTGCTGTCGAGCTGGCGGGCGATGCGGGCGGCGGGGCAGGGCGCCGACGGCGCGCCCCCGATCGATGTCGAGCAGCGCGTCTGGTTCAACCAGGAGCTGGTCAGCCGCAACATGCTGGTCCCCGGCGCCATCGCCATCGTCATGACCATGATCGGCACGCTGCTGACCGCCCTGGTGGTGGCGCGGGAGTGGGAGCGCGGCACGATGGAGGCGATGATGGCGACGCCGGTGACGGCGGCGGAGCTGCTGGCCGGCAAGGTGCTGCCCTATTTCCTGCTCGGCCTGGCGTCGCTGACCCTGTGCGCCTTCGTCGCCGTGGTCCTGTTCGGGGTGCCGTTCCGCGGCTCGGTCGGGGCCCTCTACCTGGTCACTGCCGCCTTCCTGTGCCCGGCGCTGGGGCTCGGCCTCCTCATCTCCTCGGCGACGAAGAACCAGTTCCTGGCGTCGCAGCTGGCGCTGGTGGCCGGGTTCCTGCCGGCCTTCCTGCTGTCGGGCTTCCTGTTCGAGATCGGCTCAATGCCACGGCCGATCCAGTGGATCACCTATATCCTGCCGGCGCGCTACTACGTGCCGGCGCTGCAGACCGTGTTCCTGGCCGGGGACATCTGGCCGCTGTATCTGCGCAACATGGCCGTGCTGCTGCTCCAGGGCGCGATCCTGCTGGCCCTGGCGGCGCGGCTGACCCGGAAGAGGCTGGCCTGA